The Athene noctua chromosome 3, bAthNoc1.hap1.1, whole genome shotgun sequence genome includes a region encoding these proteins:
- the SOX10 gene encoding transcription factor SOX-10: MADDQDLSEVEMSPVGSEDHHCLSPGPSMASDNSPHLTSSGNGEMGKVKKEQQDSEADDDKFPVCIREAVSQVLSGYDWTLVPMPVRVNGSNKSKPHVKRPMNAFMVWAQAARRKLADQYPHLHNAELSKTLGKLWRLLNESDKRPFIEEAERLRMQHKKDHPDYKYQPRRRKNGKATQGEGEGQVDGEAGGAAAIQAHYKNAHLDHRHPGEGSPMSDGHPEHSSGQSHGPPTPPTTPKTELQAGKADSKREGRSLGEGGKPHIDFGNVDIGEISHEVMSNMETFDVNEFDQYLPPNGHAGHPGHVGGYAAAAAAGYGLGSALAAASGHSAWISKQHGVSLSTATSSVVDSKAQVKTEGSAPGGHYTDQPSTSQIAYTSLSLPHYGSAFPSISRPQFDYPDHQPSGPYYSHSTQASGLYSAFSYMGPSQRPLYTAISDPAPSVPQSHSPTHWEQPVYTTLSRP; encoded by the exons ATGGCTGACGACCAAGACCTTTCAGAGGTGGAGATGAGCCCCGTGGGCTCTGAAGACCACCACTGCCTCTCGCCAGGACCTTCCATGGCGTCGGACAACTCCCCGCACCTCACCAGCTCTGGGAACGGGGAGATGGGGAAGGTCAAGAAGGAACAGCAAGACTCAGAGGCAGACGACGACAAGTTCCCCGTGTGCATCCGTGAGGCAGTCAGCCAGGTGCTGAGTGGCTATGACTGGACCCTGGTACCCATGCCCGTCCGGGTCAATGGAAGTAACAAGAGCAAACCTCACGTCAAGCGGCCCATGAACGCCTTCATGGTCTGGGCACAGGCTGCTCGGAGGAAATTGGCTGATCAGTACCCACACCTCCACAATGCTGAGCTCAGTAAGACCTTGGGGAAGCTCTGGAG GCTGTTGAACGAAAGTGACAAGCGGCCCTTTATTGAAGAGGCGGAGCGGCTGAGGATGCAGCACAAGAAGGATCATCCTGATTACAAGTACCAGCCCCGCCGGCGGAAAAATGGCAAAGCCACTCAGGGTGAGGGCGAAGGCCAGGTGGATGGGGAGGCTGGTGGGGCTGCTGCCATCCAGGCCCACTACAAGAATGCCCACCTGGATCACAGGCATCCCGGTGAAGGGTCACCCATGTCTGACGGTCATCCAGAACACTCCTCAG GTCAGAGCCATGGGCCTCCCACACCTCCTACTACCCCTAAGactgagctgcaggcaggcaaagCCGACTCCAAACGAGAAGGGCGTTCtctgggggaagggggaaagccACACATTGACTTTGGCAATGTGGACATTGGGGAGATCAGCCATGAAGTGATGTCCAACATGGAGACCTTTGATGTCAATGAATTCGACCAATACCTGCCACCCAACGGACACGCCGGCCACCCAGGCCATGTTGGGGGCTATGCGGCAGCGGCGGCTGCTGGCTATGGCCTTGGGAGCGCCCTGGCTGCAGCCAGCGGACACTCTGCCTGGATCTCCAAGCAGCATGGAGTCTCCCTGTCCACTGCCACATCATCGGTGGTGGACTCCAAGGCCCAGGTGAAAACAGAGGGGTCTGCCCCTGGAGGTCATTACACTGACCAGCCCTCCACCTCCCAGATAGCTTACACATCGCTGAGTCTGCCTCACTACGGTTCGGCCTTCCCTTCCATCTCCAGGCCACAGTTTGACTACCCGGACCACCAGCCCTCGGGACCCTACTACAGCCATTCCACCCAAGCCTCTGGCCTCTACTCTGCCTTCTCCTATATGGGACCTTCCCAACGTCCCCTTTACACTGCCATCTCTGACCCTGCACCATCTGTGCCACAGTCCCATAGCCCCACACATTGGGAACAGCCCGTGTATACGACTCTCTCCAGACCGTAG
- the POLR2F gene encoding DNA-directed RNA polymerases I, II, and III subunit RPABC2, with translation MSDNEDNFDGDDFDDVEEDEGLEDLENAEEEGQENVEILPSGERQQANQKRITTPYMTKYERARVLGTRALQIAMCAPVMVELEGETDPLLIAMKELKARKIPIIIRRYLPDGSYEDWGVDELIITD, from the exons ATGTCTGACAACGAGGACAA CTTTGACGGGGACGACTTCGACGATGTGGAGGAGGATGAGGGCCTGGAGGACCTGGAGAACGCGGAGGAG GAGGGACAGGAGAATGTGGAAATCCTTCCCTCGGGAGAGCGGCAGCAGGCGAACCAGAAGCGGATCACTACCCCCTACATGACTAAATACGAGCGAGCCAGAGTGCTGGGCACTCGCGCCCTCCAGATAGC GATGTGTGCCCCTGTGATGGTGGAGTTGGAAGGAGAGACAGACCCCTTGCTGATTGCCATGAAAGAGCTCAA AGCACGCAAGATCCCCATAATCATCCGTCGTTACCTACCAGACGGGAGCTATGAAGACTGGGGTGTGGATGAGTTAATTATCACAGACTGA
- the C3H22orf23 gene encoding UPF0193 protein EVG1: METSERRGVTSAPAPGGRSAGGGGGRAAGPARYSPRTRELLRAMMEESKLTRFQRRYLMDCVKRGDALPLQCHPTSSKEPVPAAPAFSPPVCQLSRLSAKPHLRPARVCQAGDAYTREKFKPQARRDLEKEKQRLQNILAAGKDVVEHKVKQMLVQTKEEEIPQPDRFEELVNEVQERREFLAEMAALGQGKKYRRIVLTEISQKMREMEIIDKKRSEEMREIMTKDFPGGNKSDPHD; encoded by the exons ATGGAGACGTCGGAGCGCCGCGGCGTGACATCAGCGCCCGCACCCGGCGGGAGatcggcggggggaggcggcgggcgcgCTGCCGGGCCGGCCAGGTACAGCCCGAGGACCCGGGAGCTGCTGAGAG CGATGATGGAGGAGTCGAAGCTGACACGTTTCCAGAGGAGATACCTGATGGACTGCGTGAAAC GAGGAGATGCCctgcccctccagtgccaccccacaTCCAGCAAAGAGCCAGTGCCTGCAGCACCTGCTTTCTCCCCACCAGTTTGTCAGCTGAGCAGGCTTTCAGCTAAACCGCATCTCCGGCCTGCCAGGGTCTGCCAGGCAGGAGATGCTTACACCCGAGAGAAATTCAAGCCACAGGCAAGGC GAGATTTGGAAAAGGAGAAGCAAAGGCTCCAAAATATCTTAGCGgcagggaaggatgttgtggAGCACAAGGTGAAGCAGATGCTGGTTCAgacaaaggaagaggaaataccTCAGCCTGACCGGTTTGAAGAAT TGGTGAATGAAGTTCAGGAGAGGAGGGAATTCCTGGCAGAGATGGCAGCTCTAGGACAGGGCAAGAAATATCGAAGGATTGTCCTCACTGAAATCTCACAG AAAATGCGTGAGATGGAGATCATTGACAAGAAGAGAAGTGAGGAAATGAGAGAGATCATGACAAAAGACTTCCCTGGTGGGAACAAATCCGATCCTCACGACTAG